A single genomic interval of halophilic archaeon DL31 harbors:
- a CDS encoding Glutaryl-CoA dehydrogenase (KEGG: hsl:OE4500R acyl-CoA dehydrogenase~PFAM: Acyl-CoA oxidase/dehydrogenase, type 1; Acyl-CoA dehydrogenase, N-terminal; Acyl-CoA oxidase/dehydrogenase, central region) gives MLDYVGLEGDLGEEERLIRDTARRFVDEEVREDIGQHWLDGTFPTDLIEEMGDLGFYAPNLEGYGSPNVSETAYGLLMQELEACDSGLRSMVSVQGALVMYPIHAFGSEDQKEAWLPALGAGEAVGCFGLTEPEHGSDPSSMETYAVKEGDEYVLNGSKTWITNSPIADVAVVWAKDRSEDGNPVRGFLVEPDRDGVTTNKIGEKLSLRASITGEIALQNARIPQENRLPGVEGMKGPLACLTQARYGIAWGAVGAARDCFETAREYAIDREQFGGPIARFQLQQDKLAEMATQITTSQLLAYRLADLKERGDLRPQHVSMAKRNNVRMARDQSRIAREMLGGNGIVADHSPMRHMANMETVYTYEGTHDIHTLILGQDLTGIAAFE, from the coding sequence ATGCTCGATTACGTCGGACTCGAAGGTGACCTCGGCGAAGAGGAGCGGCTCATCCGCGACACGGCACGGCGTTTCGTCGACGAGGAGGTCCGCGAGGATATCGGCCAGCACTGGCTCGACGGGACTTTCCCGACCGACCTCATCGAGGAGATGGGCGACCTCGGTTTCTACGCGCCCAACCTCGAGGGGTACGGCTCCCCCAACGTCTCAGAGACCGCCTACGGCCTGCTGATGCAGGAACTCGAGGCGTGTGACTCCGGCCTGCGGTCGATGGTCTCCGTCCAGGGTGCGCTCGTGATGTACCCCATCCACGCCTTCGGAAGCGAGGACCAGAAAGAAGCGTGGCTGCCCGCGCTGGGCGCCGGCGAGGCGGTGGGCTGTTTCGGCCTCACGGAGCCCGAGCACGGCTCGGATCCCTCCTCGATGGAGACCTACGCGGTGAAAGAGGGCGACGAGTACGTCCTCAACGGCTCGAAAACGTGGATTACGAACTCCCCCATCGCCGACGTGGCGGTGGTCTGGGCCAAGGACCGCTCGGAAGACGGCAATCCCGTCCGCGGCTTCCTCGTGGAACCGGACCGCGATGGCGTGACGACGAACAAAATCGGCGAGAAGCTCTCGCTGCGGGCCTCCATCACCGGGGAGATAGCGCTTCAGAACGCGCGGATTCCCCAGGAGAACCGCCTCCCCGGTGTCGAGGGGATGAAGGGCCCGCTCGCCTGTCTCACGCAGGCCCGCTACGGCATCGCCTGGGGCGCCGTCGGCGCCGCCCGCGACTGCTTTGAGACCGCCCGCGAGTACGCCATCGACCGCGAACAGTTCGGCGGCCCCATTGCCCGCTTCCAGCTCCAACAGGACAAGCTGGCGGAGATGGCGACCCAGATCACCACGAGTCAGCTCCTGGCCTACCGCCTCGCAGACCTGAAAGAGCGCGGCGACCTGCGGCCCCAGCACGTCTCGATGGCCAAGCGCAACAACGTCCGGATGGCCCGCGATCAGTCCCGCATCGCTCGCGAGATGCTCGGCGGCAACGGCATCGTCGCCGACCACTCGCCGATGCGCCACATGGCGAACATGGAGACAGTGTACACCTACGAGGGGACCCACGATATCCATACCCTGATACTGGGGCAGGATCTGACCGGAATCGCGGCCTTCGAGTAG